The window AGGCCCTGCCGGTCTTTCGTCGGGACTATATGCAGGGAGAGCCAGACTAGATACTGTTATAATTGAAAAGGGTATTGCCGGAGGACAGGCTGCTACCACTTCTGATATTGATAATTATCCAGGTGTGAAAAATGCCAAAGGGCCTGAAATTTCTGATGTAATGAGAAATCAGGCAGAGGACTTTGGTACGGAGTTTATAACCGGAGATATATTAGAAGTGGATTTTTCTCAAGAGATAAAAAAAGTAAAAACAAGCAGCGGAGAGTATAGGGGAAGAGCAGTGATAATATCCACCGGAGCCAGACCAAAAAAATTAGGCTTTCCAGGGGAAGAAAAATATACAGGAAGAGGAGTTGCTTACTGTGCAACATGTGACGGAGAATTTTTCACAGACTTAGAAGTATTTGTTATAGGGGCAGGTTATGCAGCTGCTGAGGAAGCTATATATCTCACTAGATTTGCAAAAAAAGTTACTGTTATTGCCAGAGAGCCTGAATTTACCTGTGCAAAAGCTATAGCCGAAAGGGTTTTGGAAAACAATAAAATAGAGGTTATATTTAACACTGAAATAATAGAAGCTTCTGGCGACGAGATGGTAAATTACGCCAAGTTTAGAAATAACGTCACAAAAGAAACCTGGGAATATAAGTCTGGGGAAAATTTTGGTATATTTGTTTTTATAGGATATGAACCTATCACAGAAAAATTTAATGGTCATGTAAAGATGGACGATAAGGGATATATCCCTACAGATGAAACTATGAAAACAGATATAGAGGGAGTCTATGCAGCTGGAGATCTTCGGCCAAAAATGCTTAGACAGGTAGTTACGGCTGTTGCTGACGGGGCCATAGCAGCTACAGCAGCAGAAAGATATGTTTCGGAACTTAAAAGAAAATCCGGTGAATCTCAGGATGAAAAATCCAAGCCAAAGGCCCAGGTTGAAAAAGAAGCAGTGAAAAATAAAAAACTCGGCTTTTTAAAAGGTGAAATAGCTTATCAGTTGAGAGAAGTATTTGAAAAAATGGAAAAAGAAGTAATTTTTGTTACTATTGTGGATGAAAGTGTAAAAAAATCATTGGAGCTAAAGGAAGTTCTTGAAGAAATAGTCCAATTGGGTGATAAACTGGAACTTGAGGTTTATAAAAAAGGAGAAAATCCTGAGATAGAGGAAAAAATAAATGCAGATAAATATCCTGTAGTTGCCCTGCTAGATAGCGAGGGGAGGTATAGGGGTGTTAAATTCCATGGTATTCCTGGAGGGCACGAACTCAATTCATTTGTTATGGCAGTTTATAACTTAGCAGGTCCAGGACAGGTTATTAGTGTGGATATTTTAGAAAAAATAAAAGAGATAGACCAAAAGGTAAATATAAAGGTGGGGGTATCCCTTACCTGTCATCACTGCCCAGATGCAGTTATAGCTGCTCAGAGGCTGGCCATTGAAAATGAGAATATAGAGGCTGAGATGATAGATGTTCTGCAGTTTGCAGATATCCGATCAAAATATAACATAATGAGTGTTCCGGCCATAATTATAAATGACAGTGAAGTGACCTTTGGTGCAAAAAAAATAGATGAAATACTCCAAATGCTTAAGAAATAAAGGAAGTAAAAAAAATCAGAGCCAGTTCCTATTTAAAGGAGCTGGTTTTTGAATTTCAACTTTCTTGACAAAGTAAGTAAAGAAATGTATAATTCATTTAGTTATTATTACAAAAATGAAAACAATGAAAAGGAGGTTTCATTATGTCACTGATAGGCAAAAAGATAGAAGATTTTAAAGTCCAGGCTTTTCACGATGGTAAATTTAAAGAGATAAGCGATCAGGTATTAAAAGGACAATGGTCGGTGTTTTTCTTTTATCCTGCAGATTTTACATTTGTATGCCCTACTGAATTAGGAGACCTTGCAGATAATTATGAAAAATTCAGAGAACTGGGAGCAGAGCTATATTCTGTATCAACAGACACCCATTTTGTGCATAAGGCCTGGCATGATGCTTCGGATACTATAAAAAAAATTAAGTTTCCTATGCTTTCTGACCCTACAGGGGCTCTTTCTAGACAGTTTGGTGTCATGATAGAAGATGCCGGTCTGGCTTTAAGGGGTACATTTATAGTCAATCCAGAGAGAGAGATAAAGGCATATGAAGTCCATGATCTAGGAATAGGAAGAGATGCTGATGAGTTGTTGAGAAAGGTTCAGGCAGCTCAGTTTGTAGCGGCTCATGGTGATCAGGTTTGTCCTGCAAAATGGAAACCTGGAGAAGAAACTCTGAAACCAAACTTAGACCTCATAGGAAAACTTTAATAAAATATAGGCTCCCTAGGGAGCCTATATTTTATATTATAGTCATCTTCTTTTTTACCTCTTCTACCTTTTCTGGCCCCACCAAAACCTCTGCAAGCTTCAGTCCAAAATCTATGCCTAAACCTGCACCACTTGCAGTAACAAGATTTCCATCTAGAATAACTTTTTCGTTTCCCAAGATACCGTCTTTTATAAGATCCTTAACTCCGTAATGACATATAATTTTCTTTCCTTTTAGCAGTCCTGCATTCTCTAAAACTGATGGTGCTGCGCAGATAGCACCTAAAAATTTTTCAGAAGAATTTAAATATTCTTTTGAAAGCTCAATGACTTTAGAAGATTTACCTAAGTTTTCATATCCAGGAGATCCTCCTGGAAGTATGAGCATATCTCCGTCTAAATAATCTTCAGAAGAAAGGAGTTTATCGGCTTCTACAGGTATATTCTGTGATGAGACAACTCTTTTTGAATCACCTACAGAAAGGGTGACAACCTCTATACCGCATCTCCTCAGGACATCTACAGGTGCAAGGGCCTCTATAGTTTCAAAACCTTCAGCAAGTAAAAGATAAACTTTTTTCATGTTGGATTCCTCCTTAAATTTCATCATATATTTATATTTTACTATACTGAACCTTATACCGCCACTCACTTATTTTGAAAAGTTAAAACATAAAAAAAGAAAAAAGTGTTTAATTTTGTCTATATTTTATTGGGATCATCTATATGTAAAAAAATAATATATAAAAAAAACGTTGAAAAAATACCCGTAGAATGGTACTATTACTTTAATTTAAAACTTCTTATTATCGAAAAGGGACAGGTGGTCTTCATGGCAAGTCAAAATTTAACGAACTGGTATTTTTATTATTATTTTAGAAATTAGGATTTGTAGTTGGTGTATATGCCAGAACAAATCCATTTTGTATTATAAAATATAAAATAAAAATTGGATTTGTATCAGGGCGGTAATAAAAGGAGAAACATAAACCCCATAGGTGCAAACCTGTGGGGTTTTTTTTATCTATAAAATTTTAAAAAAATTCAAGGGGGAAAATAGCATGGTAATCAAAATGAGAAAAGATTCAGGAGAAAAGGAGTTGCTACATTTAGTGGAATTCTTACAAAAGAAAGGTTTAGAGGTAAAGGATGCTTCTAGCTCAGAATTTAAAGTAGTAGGAGTGGTAGGGGACACTTCTGTAATAGATGTAAAAGATATAGAGGCTCTAAGTGGAGTAGATAAAGTAACAAGAATCCAGGACCCTTTCAAAAAAGCCAATAGATTAATGAAAAGTGAAGATACAGTAATCGACGTATCTGGAGTAAAAATAGGTGGAGGAACATTTACAGTAATGGCAGGACCTTGTTCTGTAGAAACTAGAGAACAGATTTTAGAGGTAGCCAACTCGGTACAAAAATCAGGAGCACAAATTTTAAGGGGTGGAGCATTTAAACCTAGAACATCACCTTACGCTTTCCAAGGTCTTGAAATGGAAGGACTAGAACTTCTGAAAGAAGCTAGAAAAGAAACTGGTCTTCCGATAGTTACAGAGATAATGTCTCCTTCTCATGTTGCAAAATTTGCAGAAGAGGTTGATGTAATACAGGTGGGGGCAAGAAATATGCAAAACTTTGACCTTCTAAAGGAACTTGGAAAAATCGATACGCCTATTCTCTTAAAAAGAGGTATGTCTGCGACTATTGAAGAATGGTTAATGTCAGCTGAATACATAATGGCTGGAGGAAATGAAAATGTAATTCTTTGTGAAAGAGGAATAAGAACCTTTGAAAAATACACTAGAAATACCCTTGACCTAAGTGCAGTGCTAGCTGTTAAAAAACTTAGTCACCTTCCTGTAATCGTAGACCCTAGTCATGCTACAGGAAAAAGATGGATGGTAAAAGACCTTGCTCTTGCAGCTGCAGCAGTTGGAGCAGACGGTCTGATGATAGAGGTTCACAACGATCCAGAAAATGCTCTTTGTGACGGAGCCCAGTCTCTAGAGCCAAAGGCGTTTGACAAATTGATGAAATCTGTAAACAGCTTAGTTACAGCACTGAGAAGCACAGGGGAATAATAGCTATGAAGATAGCAGTCGTAGGTCTAGGGTTGATAGGAGCATCTGTATCAAAGGGACTTCTTGATAATGGTCATGAGGTTTATGGAGTTGACATAGATCAGGATGCCATAAACTACTGTGAAAAAAATAAACTTATTTCAAAGGGTTTTTCTGACATGGGAGAGGTACTAGAAAAATGCAAAATTGTACTTTTTTCTGTATATCCCAAAACCATGATAAGCCTTACTGAAAAATATATAGATAAATTTAAAAAAGGTACAATAGTAACAGATGTGAGCGGGGTAAAAAAAGAGGTCGTTGCAAAAATGCAGCGACTGCTTCCCACTGATGTTGAATTTGTAGGAGTTCACCCAATGGCCGGTCGTGAAAAAATTGGTGCAGAATATTCTGATCCCAATATTTTTAAGGGAGCAAATTATATAATAACACCTACAGAAGAAAACAGTCCGTCTGCTCTAAAGCTTTTAGAGGATATAGGAATAGAACTGGGATTTAAAAAAATTAGTTATTTGACTCCAGAAAGGCACGATGAGATGATAGCTTTTACAAGTCAGCTGACTCATGCGATAGCAGTAGCACTTGTAAACAGTGATAAGGATCCCGATACATATAATTTTACAGGGGATTCCTACAGAGAACTTACCAGAATAGCCATGATAAATGGTGATCTTTGGAGCGAACTTTTTTTGGAAAACAGAGAAAATCTTATAGATAGAATCGAGGAATTTCAAGAAAGATTGGATATAATAAAAGAGGCATTGAAAAACAACGATAGAAAAACTCTCATTACAGAGTTTGAGAAATCTACTAAAAAAAGACTTACTTTGGAAAAATAAGGGGGACAGCATGGATATCAAAATAATACCTGGGAAGTTAAATGGTGAGGTTATAATACCACCTTCAAAAAGCCTTTCTCACAGAGCCATAATAGCAGGGGCTATGGCTAAAGGAAAGAGCAATGTAACAAATCTTATTATGTCAGACGACATAGAGGCTACTATAGAGGCTATGGAAGCTTTAGGGGTTAGTATTTCTAAGGGTGAACATGAGGTAGATATAGAAGGGACAGGAACTCTCGTAAGAAAAGAAAGTACAATTAACTGCAGAGAATCAGGTTCTACTGTAAGGTTTCTTGTGCCTATCTCATTGTTAGCAGATGGGGAAGTGAAATTCATAGGTGAGGGTAGGCTAGCTAAAAGACCTCTTACAACTTTTTTCAATATTTTCAACGATTTCGGTGTGAAGTACGAAAGAGGAAAGGACTATCTTCCTTTGACTATAAAGGGTAAACTTACCGGCGGAAGATATAAGATGAAGGGAAATGTGAGTTCACAGTTTATAACTGGACTCATGTATACACTTCCTAAATTAAAAGAAGATTCTGTAATAGAGATAACAACACCTTTAGAGTCTATCGGATATGTGGACCTTACTCTGGATATGCTTAAAAAATCTGGAATTGAAATCGAAAACAAAGACTATAAAGAGTTTCATATAAAAGGAAATCAGGAGTTTAAACCTGTTAATTATCGTGTAGAGGGAGATTACTCGCAAGGTGCATTCTGGATGGTTGCAGCGACTTTGGGAGCTGGATTAGACTGCATAGGCCTTGAAAAAGATTCTCTTCAAGGGGATAAAGAGATCCTTGACATAATAACAAAAATGGGTGGAATAGTAAAAGATACAACTAAAGGTCTCACGTCGGAATTTACAAAAACAAAAGGTGCAGTCATCGACCTTTCACAATGTCCTGACCTAGGTCCTATTGTAACTGTGATGGCATCAGTAAGTGAAGGGGAAACAAGAATAGTAAATGCTCAGAGACTTCGTATAAAGGAATCTGACAGAATTACCGCTATGGTTACTGAGCTAAATAAAGTAGGTGCCGATATAACAGAAACTGAAGACGGTATGATTATAAGAGGAGTAAAAAAATTAAAAGGCGGAGCAAAGGTATCTAGCTGGAATGACCACAGAATAGCAATGGCGATGGCTGTAGCTTCTACTCAGTGTGAAGAGGCTATAATTATAGAGGGTGCAGAGTCGGTGAAAAAATCTTATCCTCACTTCTGGGATCATTTTAAACAGCTAGGCGGAAAGGCCGAGGTATTATAATGATTAAAGACTTAAAAACTTTAAGAGATGAAATAGAGGTAATAGATAAAGAGATGATAAAACTCTATTTGAGAAGAATGGAGATAGTAAAAGATGTGGCACTTTACAAGCAGGAAAACGGAATGGAAGTTCTTGACAGGTCTAGGGAGCTAGAACTTCTTGATAAAACCTCGTCACTTGTTCCGGAAAAAGACTTAAGAGGATACTACAGAGAACTCTTAGAAAAACAGATGGAGCTTTCTAGGGATTATCAGAGAAAAATTCTTGGTCTCAAAACAAAGGTGGCATACCAAGGTGTAGAGGGAGCATTTCAACATATAGCTCTTAGGGAGATATTTGAAAAGTGCGAAGAGAACTCTTATCTTACTTTTGAAGAGGTATTCAGAGCCGTATCGAGCAAAGAAGTGGATTTGGGTGTACTTCCTATAGAAAACTCAAGCACAGGTGAGATCAGTGAAATTTTTGACCTTCTGAGAAAGTATAACTGTTATATAACAAAGGTACACTCTTTAAAAATAGAGCAGCATCTTTTGGGAATAAAGGGTGCAAAAATTTGTGACATAAAGGAAGTTTATTCACATCCCCAAGGGTTTCTTCAGTCGTCTAAATTTCTCTATGGAAGAGGATGGAAGGAGATACCATATCACAATACAGCAGTAAGTGCAAAATATGTCAGTGATCAAAAAGATAAAACAAAGGGCACAATAGGCAGCTATGAGACTGCTAGTCTTTATAACCTCGATATATTGGCAGAAAGCATAAATACAAATGATCAAAATCAGACTAAATTTATTGTTATATCTTCAGAAAAACCAAAAACAGGAGATACTTGTGCACTGATTCTCACAGTTCCCCATGAATCTGGTTCTCTGATGAAAATTGTGGACTCCATAGGTAAACGAGGCTACAATATGCTTAATATAAAGTCAAGACCAGTAAAAAATGTACCATGGGAATATTTTTTCTTTATTGAGTTCCAAGGAGACATGGATAACTCAGAAGAACTTATAGAGGAACTAAAAGAAAACAGCCTATCCTTTAAGGTTGTAGGTAGATATCAGAAGCCGGAGGGAATAAAATGAAAAGTCTCCTGAAAGAAAATTCAAAAGACAAAATGGTAGAAGATACTGTATTTAAAGTAGTGGCAGAGGCCATGAATGCGGTTAAAATCCACGGAGACAAGGTTGTAAACGCAACGTTAGGTTCTCTATCAGACGAAGATGGAAACCTTGTTACGATGAAAAGTGTCTGGGATGAATATAAAAATATAGATGCAAAGGAACTGGCTTCTTATTCTGCTTCTTTTAGAGGTGAAGCAGATTTTATAGAGGCTGTAGAAAAATGGGTGTTTCAGGGAGTAAAAAAAGATTTTTTAACTGGAATAGTAGCCACACCAGGTGGTAGTGGGGCAGTGAGTACAACCTTTAAAAATTATCTTGGAAGAGGAGAAACAGTACTTTTACCAGAGATAGGATGGGGACCTTACTGGCTTATGGCCAAGGAATTTGGATTTGAAACAGAAGAGTATTCTCTTTTTGACGGAGACGGCTTTAATATGCAGTCCTTTATGACAAAATGTGAGGCAATAATGGAGAAACAGGGAAGGCTATTAGCTGTAATAAATGATCCCTGCCACAATCCTACAGGTTATTCTCTAACGTCAGAAGAATGGAATGATTTAATAAGTTTCATGGATAAGTTGAGTAAAAAAGGACCGGTAGTTCTTCTTGACGATATAGCATACATGGATTTTTCAAATAATAGAGAAACGATCTCAAAGGCTATGGAAGAACTAAAGGGCAGAAATGAAAATTTTTTGGTTGTTTTTGCTTTTAGTATCTCAAAGACTCTCACAGCCTATGGTTTGAGGGTAGGTGCACAGGTAGCCGTCTCTTCGTCTCAACAAGTCATAGATGACTTTATAAGGGCAAATGAGATAAGTGCCAGAGCTGTATGGTCAAACATACCTAAAGGTGGAATGAAACTCTTTGCAAGACTCATACTAGATAAAGACAAAAGAGAAGCTTTAACAAATGAAAGAAACATTTACATAGAACTATTAAAAGACAGGTCAGATATTTTTATGAAGGAAGCAGAAGATGTGGGTCTTCCTGTCTATCCTTATAAAGAGGGATTCTTTGTGACACTCAAAGTAGAAGATAGTAAAAGACAAAAAGAGATTCAGAAGAAGTTAAAAGAAAAGTTAATATACACAATTTTAGTTAATAAGGGTATAAGGGTGGCAGTTTGTTCCCTTCCTAAAAGAAAGATAAAGGGACTTGCAGGAAGAATAAAGGAGGCATTTTAGGATGAATAGTTTCGGTAGAATGTTCAGGGTATCCATATACGGAGAGTCCCACGGAAAGGGAGTAGGTGTCCTTATCGACGGCTGCCCGGCTGGTATTCCTGTGGATAAAGAGGACTTTATGGGAGACTTGTCTAGAAGAAAAGCAGGGGGAGCAGGTAGTACCAAAAGGATAGAAAGTGACGAACCAGTAATTATTTCAGGTATATGTGACGGGCATACAACAGGAGCCCCTATAAATATCCATTTTGTAAATGGAGATACCAGATCAAAGGATTACAGCCTTTTTAAGAGGATGCCAAGACCCGGACACTCTGATTTTGTGGCAATGAAAAAGTACAATGGAAATAATGATATAAGGGGAGGAGGGCACTTTTCAGGAAGACTAACCCTTGCCCTTGTTGCAGCTGGAGTAATTGCCAAAAAAATACTCGCAGGTTCTAAACTCAATGCAAAGTTGGTACAGGTTGGGAAAACTGATGTAAGAAATGCATCTGAAAAGGAAATAGATAAGATTCTCACACATGTTCAAGAAAACGGAGATTCAATAGGAGGAATTGTTCAGTTTACAGGAGTTGACCTTCCTGTAGGCTTAGGAGAACCTTTTTTTGGA is drawn from Ilyobacter polytropus DSM 2926 and contains these coding sequences:
- a CDS encoding FAD-dependent oxidoreductase — protein: MEKIYDLIILGGGPAGLSSGLYAGRARLDTVIIEKGIAGGQAATTSDIDNYPGVKNAKGPEISDVMRNQAEDFGTEFITGDILEVDFSQEIKKVKTSSGEYRGRAVIISTGARPKKLGFPGEEKYTGRGVAYCATCDGEFFTDLEVFVIGAGYAAAEEAIYLTRFAKKVTVIAREPEFTCAKAIAERVLENNKIEVIFNTEIIEASGDEMVNYAKFRNNVTKETWEYKSGENFGIFVFIGYEPITEKFNGHVKMDDKGYIPTDETMKTDIEGVYAAGDLRPKMLRQVVTAVADGAIAATAAERYVSELKRKSGESQDEKSKPKAQVEKEAVKNKKLGFLKGEIAYQLREVFEKMEKEVIFVTIVDESVKKSLELKEVLEEIVQLGDKLELEVYKKGENPEIEEKINADKYPVVALLDSEGRYRGVKFHGIPGGHELNSFVMAVYNLAGPGQVISVDILEKIKEIDQKVNIKVGVSLTCHHCPDAVIAAQRLAIENENIEAEMIDVLQFADIRSKYNIMSVPAIIINDSEVTFGAKKIDEILQMLKK
- the ahpC gene encoding alkyl hydroperoxide reductase subunit C; the encoded protein is MSLIGKKIEDFKVQAFHDGKFKEISDQVLKGQWSVFFFYPADFTFVCPTELGDLADNYEKFRELGAELYSVSTDTHFVHKAWHDASDTIKKIKFPMLSDPTGALSRQFGVMIEDAGLALRGTFIVNPEREIKAYEVHDLGIGRDADELLRKVQAAQFVAAHGDQVCPAKWKPGEETLKPNLDLIGKL
- a CDS encoding DJ-1 family glyoxalase III is translated as MKKVYLLLAEGFETIEALAPVDVLRRCGIEVVTLSVGDSKRVVSSQNIPVEADKLLSSEDYLDGDMLILPGGSPGYENLGKSSKVIELSKEYLNSSEKFLGAICAAPSVLENAGLLKGKKIICHYGVKDLIKDGILGNEKVILDGNLVTASGAGLGIDFGLKLAEVLVGPEKVEEVKKKMTII
- the aroF gene encoding 3-deoxy-7-phosphoheptulonate synthase, whose amino-acid sequence is MVIKMRKDSGEKELLHLVEFLQKKGLEVKDASSSEFKVVGVVGDTSVIDVKDIEALSGVDKVTRIQDPFKKANRLMKSEDTVIDVSGVKIGGGTFTVMAGPCSVETREQILEVANSVQKSGAQILRGGAFKPRTSPYAFQGLEMEGLELLKEARKETGLPIVTEIMSPSHVAKFAEEVDVIQVGARNMQNFDLLKELGKIDTPILLKRGMSATIEEWLMSAEYIMAGGNENVILCERGIRTFEKYTRNTLDLSAVLAVKKLSHLPVIVDPSHATGKRWMVKDLALAAAAVGADGLMIEVHNDPENALCDGAQSLEPKAFDKLMKSVNSLVTALRSTGE
- a CDS encoding prephenate dehydrogenase, yielding MKIAVVGLGLIGASVSKGLLDNGHEVYGVDIDQDAINYCEKNKLISKGFSDMGEVLEKCKIVLFSVYPKTMISLTEKYIDKFKKGTIVTDVSGVKKEVVAKMQRLLPTDVEFVGVHPMAGREKIGAEYSDPNIFKGANYIITPTEENSPSALKLLEDIGIELGFKKISYLTPERHDEMIAFTSQLTHAIAVALVNSDKDPDTYNFTGDSYRELTRIAMINGDLWSELFLENRENLIDRIEEFQERLDIIKEALKNNDRKTLITEFEKSTKKRLTLEK
- the aroA gene encoding 3-phosphoshikimate 1-carboxyvinyltransferase — encoded protein: MDIKIIPGKLNGEVIIPPSKSLSHRAIIAGAMAKGKSNVTNLIMSDDIEATIEAMEALGVSISKGEHEVDIEGTGTLVRKESTINCRESGSTVRFLVPISLLADGEVKFIGEGRLAKRPLTTFFNIFNDFGVKYERGKDYLPLTIKGKLTGGRYKMKGNVSSQFITGLMYTLPKLKEDSVIEITTPLESIGYVDLTLDMLKKSGIEIENKDYKEFHIKGNQEFKPVNYRVEGDYSQGAFWMVAATLGAGLDCIGLEKDSLQGDKEILDIITKMGGIVKDTTKGLTSEFTKTKGAVIDLSQCPDLGPIVTVMASVSEGETRIVNAQRLRIKESDRITAMVTELNKVGADITETEDGMIIRGVKKLKGGAKVSSWNDHRIAMAMAVASTQCEEAIIIEGAESVKKSYPHFWDHFKQLGGKAEVL
- a CDS encoding bifunctional chorismate mutase/prephenate dehydratase, with amino-acid sequence MIKDLKTLRDEIEVIDKEMIKLYLRRMEIVKDVALYKQENGMEVLDRSRELELLDKTSSLVPEKDLRGYYRELLEKQMELSRDYQRKILGLKTKVAYQGVEGAFQHIALREIFEKCEENSYLTFEEVFRAVSSKEVDLGVLPIENSSTGEISEIFDLLRKYNCYITKVHSLKIEQHLLGIKGAKICDIKEVYSHPQGFLQSSKFLYGRGWKEIPYHNTAVSAKYVSDQKDKTKGTIGSYETASLYNLDILAESINTNDQNQTKFIVISSEKPKTGDTCALILTVPHESGSLMKIVDSIGKRGYNMLNIKSRPVKNVPWEYFFFIEFQGDMDNSEELIEELKENSLSFKVVGRYQKPEGIK
- a CDS encoding pyridoxal phosphate-dependent aminotransferase, whose product is MKSLLKENSKDKMVEDTVFKVVAEAMNAVKIHGDKVVNATLGSLSDEDGNLVTMKSVWDEYKNIDAKELASYSASFRGEADFIEAVEKWVFQGVKKDFLTGIVATPGGSGAVSTTFKNYLGRGETVLLPEIGWGPYWLMAKEFGFETEEYSLFDGDGFNMQSFMTKCEAIMEKQGRLLAVINDPCHNPTGYSLTSEEWNDLISFMDKLSKKGPVVLLDDIAYMDFSNNRETISKAMEELKGRNENFLVVFAFSISKTLTAYGLRVGAQVAVSSSQQVIDDFIRANEISARAVWSNIPKGGMKLFARLILDKDKREALTNERNIYIELLKDRSDIFMKEAEDVGLPVYPYKEGFFVTLKVEDSKRQKEIQKKLKEKLIYTILVNKGIRVAVCSLPKRKIKGLAGRIKEAF
- the aroC gene encoding chorismate synthase, whose amino-acid sequence is MNSFGRMFRVSIYGESHGKGVGVLIDGCPAGIPVDKEDFMGDLSRRKAGGAGSTKRIESDEPVIISGICDGHTTGAPINIHFVNGDTRSKDYSLFKRMPRPGHSDFVAMKKYNGNNDIRGGGHFSGRLTLALVAAGVIAKKILAGSKLNAKLVQVGKTDVRNASEKEIDKILTHVQENGDSIGGIVQFTGVDLPVGLGEPFFGSVESHISSMIFSVPAVKGIEFGAGFEGVKLKGSQHNDSIIDASGKTLTNNNGGINGGISNGNPVVFRVVIKPTPSIYIPQETFNFEEGKMDTLQINGRHDACIAKRATVVVENAAAIALADLFLINKSSQI